In a genomic window of Silurus meridionalis isolate SWU-2019-XX chromosome 27, ASM1480568v1, whole genome shotgun sequence:
- the LOC124380312 gene encoding arrestin domain-containing protein 3-like isoform X2, translating into MACKVKSLSVRVNPVNLSNTFTTGDYITGRVTLEVVKKTHIQSLLIDAKGEANVQWTERQTIRNYIVYSAKEMLFKSVHYFIEEQMKGDDGYSLLTNENGQCYSRIVEPGIHVYPFTFQLPYQDMPPSFKGYHGAVKYFLEAKLCRSMLMTKKAKVYFNYVPQGDLTIPNLMTPQNGYKEKKMKIFTSGNVTMDVHLEKMGFLIDEQMKVKIDVGNNSSRTVTPKFLLYQKQSFFAGKKRSLRTKEILKELGDPIEPSTEQCVTKMLNIPADTSISILNCKVLKVEYRLKVYLDIKFTSDPEIKLPVVILPVSVKHRDVPKPDMGVGFEPT; encoded by the exons ATGGCATGTAAAGTAAAGAGTTTATCAGTGAGAGTAAATCCTGTAAATCTGAGCAACACATTTACTACTGGAGACTACATCACCGGACGTGTGACTTTAGAGGTGGTGAAGAAAACTCATATACAGAGTCTTTTGATTGATGCCAAAGGGGAAGCAAATGTGCAGTGGACTGAAAGACAGACCATAAGGAACTATATCGTTTACAGCGCTAAAGAGATGTTATTTAAGTCAGTTCATTACTTCATTGAAGAACAAATGAAAG gtGACGATGGATACTCACTGTTAACAAATGAGAATGGACAGTGTT ACTCGAGAATTGTTGAACCTGGAATTCATGTTTACCCATTCACCTTTCAGCTTCCTTATCA AGACATGCCTCCATCCTTCAAAGGCTACCATGGAGCTGTGAAATACTTTTTAGAGGCCAAATTGTGCAGATCAAtgttaatgacaaaaaaagccaAAGTATATTTCAACTATGTTCCCCAGGGAGATCTGACGATCCCAAACTTGATG acaCCTCAAAATGGGTATAAAGAGAAGAAGATGAAAATCTTCACATCAGGAAACGTGACCATGGATGTTCATTTAGAGAAGATGGGTTTCTTAATAG ATGAGCAAATGAAGGTGAAGATAGACGTGGGAAACAATTCCTCTCGTACGGTCACACCTAAGTTCCTCTTGTACCAGAAGCAGAGCTTCTTTGCCGGAAAGAAAAGATCATTGCGCACTAAAGAGATCCTGAAAGAGTTAGGCGATCCCATTGAGCCATCGACCGAGCAGTGTGTGACCAAGATGCTGAACATTCCAGCAGATACCAGTATTTCTATCCTCAACTGCAAGGTACTCAAAGTGGAGTACAGGCTTAAG GTCTATCTGGATATAAAATTTACTTCTGATCCAGAAATTAAACTGCCTGTGGTGATTCTCCCTGTTTCTGTAAAACACAGAGATGTTCCAAAACCAGATATGGGCGTTGGATTTGAGCCGACTTAA
- the LOC124380312 gene encoding arrestin domain-containing protein 3-like isoform X1, protein MACSVKNFSVTFDPVNESNTFTNGDYICGKVTLEVKKETQVERLFIKAKGKASVMWTENCGNNNVVVYHDKETCFKSFQYFIQGEKSKGDDGYSLLTNENGQCYSRIVEPGIHVYPFTFQLPYQDMPPSFKGYHGAVKYFLEAKLCRSMLMTKKAKVYFNYVPQGDLTIPNLMTPQNGYKEKKMKIFTSGNVTMDVHLEKMGFLIDEQMKVKIDVGNNSSRTVTPKFLLYQKQSFFAGKKRSLRTKEILKELGDPIEPSTEQCVTKMLNIPADTSISILNCKVLKVEYRLKVYLDIKFTSDPEIKLPVVILPVSVKHRDVPKPDMGVGFEPT, encoded by the exons ATGGCTTGTAGCGTGAAGAATTTCTCCGTGACATTCGACCCTGTAAATGAAAGTAACACGTTTACTAATGGAGACTACATCTGCGGAAAAGTGACTTTGGAAGTGAAGAAGGAAACTCAGGTCGAGCGCCTGTTCATTAAAGCTAAAGGGAAAGCGTCCGTCATGTGGACGGAAAACTGCGGCAATAACAACGTAGTCGTTTACCACGATAAAGAAACGTGCTTCAAGTCATTTCAGTACTTTATTCAAGGAGAGAAAAGTAAAG gtGACGATGGATACTCACTGTTAACAAATGAGAATGGACAGTGTT ACTCGAGAATTGTTGAACCTGGAATTCATGTTTACCCATTCACCTTTCAGCTTCCTTATCA AGACATGCCTCCATCCTTCAAAGGCTACCATGGAGCTGTGAAATACTTTTTAGAGGCCAAATTGTGCAGATCAAtgttaatgacaaaaaaagccaAAGTATATTTCAACTATGTTCCCCAGGGAGATCTGACGATCCCAAACTTGATG acaCCTCAAAATGGGTATAAAGAGAAGAAGATGAAAATCTTCACATCAGGAAACGTGACCATGGATGTTCATTTAGAGAAGATGGGTTTCTTAATAG ATGAGCAAATGAAGGTGAAGATAGACGTGGGAAACAATTCCTCTCGTACGGTCACACCTAAGTTCCTCTTGTACCAGAAGCAGAGCTTCTTTGCCGGAAAGAAAAGATCATTGCGCACTAAAGAGATCCTGAAAGAGTTAGGCGATCCCATTGAGCCATCGACCGAGCAGTGTGTGACCAAGATGCTGAACATTCCAGCAGATACCAGTATTTCTATCCTCAACTGCAAGGTACTCAAAGTGGAGTACAGGCTTAAG GTCTATCTGGATATAAAATTTACTTCTGATCCAGAAATTAAACTGCCTGTGGTGATTCTCCCTGTTTCTGTAAAACACAGAGATGTTCCAAAACCAGATATGGGCGTTGGATTTGAGCCGACTTAA